The Zobellia alginiliquefaciens genome contains a region encoding:
- a CDS encoding App1 family protein, whose protein sequence is MGLFGKKDKLQIIAFQSYGTDSHFYARGRALEDEEIDLSRKGFINLLWNSYKRFETDEIRNTPVRLKLGSGKSFTGKTDGRGYYIFDEPLENLRELTNEEGWLSYEMSYANSNLRREVLHQNRFPGELLIPSENARFGVISDIDDTILHTGVVSSLKWRVVFNTLFKRASKRTPLEGAAKFYSLLHRGSSGKEANPIFYVSHSPWNLYRYLEFFLQKNNFPKGPILLRNFPRLGLRRKQGEKPQKQKEILNILKTYPSLKFILIGDSGEHDADIYKEIAEQYPNQISAIYLRSVAHKRKMERVSGLFETYKTTPVLLVESSEQAIDHARENGFVI, encoded by the coding sequence ATGGGATTATTCGGTAAGAAAGATAAGTTGCAGATTATTGCTTTTCAGAGCTATGGTACCGATTCGCATTTTTATGCGCGGGGAAGAGCTTTGGAGGACGAGGAAATAGATTTGTCTAGAAAGGGTTTCATAAACTTACTTTGGAATAGCTACAAGCGATTTGAAACGGATGAGATCAGAAATACGCCGGTTAGGTTGAAGCTAGGTAGCGGTAAGTCGTTTACAGGAAAAACGGATGGTAGGGGGTATTATATTTTTGATGAACCCTTGGAAAATCTTAGGGAACTGACCAATGAAGAAGGTTGGCTAAGCTACGAAATGTCTTATGCCAATAGTAATTTAAGACGGGAGGTTTTACATCAGAACCGTTTTCCGGGTGAGTTGTTGATTCCATCGGAAAATGCCCGTTTTGGGGTGATTAGCGATATAGATGATACCATTTTGCATACAGGTGTTGTATCATCATTAAAATGGCGTGTGGTATTCAATACGCTATTTAAAAGGGCAAGCAAGCGTACGCCTCTTGAAGGTGCGGCCAAGTTTTATTCGTTATTGCATAGGGGTAGTTCCGGAAAAGAGGCGAATCCTATTTTTTATGTGAGTCACAGCCCATGGAACCTGTATAGGTATTTAGAATTTTTTCTGCAGAAAAATAATTTTCCTAAAGGGCCAATTCTATTGCGAAACTTTCCGCGTTTGGGCTTAAGAAGGAAGCAGGGTGAAAAACCCCAAAAACAAAAGGAAATATTGAACATTCTAAAAACTTATCCGAGTTTAAAATTTATCTTAATTGGGGATAGTGGTGAGCATGATGCGGATATCTATAAGGAAATTGCAGAACAATATCCCAATCAAATAAGTGCCATTTATTTGAGGAGTGTGGCTCACAAAAGAAAAATGGAACGCGTAAGCGGATTGTTTGAAACCTACAAAACTACACCTGTGCTACTCGTGGAAAGTAGTGAACAGGCAATTGATCATGCGCGAGAAAATGGATTTGTAATTTAA
- a CDS encoding O-acetylhomoserine aminocarboxypropyltransferase/cysteine synthase family protein, with amino-acid sequence MSDQKFSTNALHAGHDTTQTGGTRAVPIYQTSSYVFNDTDHAANLFSLAELGFIYTRLNNPTNQILQERLAAVEGGVGAVVFASGTSAISTGLMTLLKAGDHIVASSSLYGGTFNLLNVTLPRLGITTTFVDASDPESFGKAVQDNTRAFFVESLGNPKLDVLDLKAISKQAKAAQVPFIVDNTVASPALLNPIEHGANLVIHSLTKYIGGQGTSLGGAIIDAGTFDWTNGKFPEFTEPSAGYHGLVYSEALGAAAFTFKLILEGLRDFGGALSPFNAFQIIQGLETLNVRIKQHSENALELATWLEGRDEVEWVNYPGLKSSKYYDLAQEYLPKGQSGLVTFGIKGGFEAAKKFTDATKVFSLLANIGDTKSLIIHPASTTHQQLNEEQLAGAGVGQDLIRLSVGLEDIEDLKADLENAFSAL; translated from the coding sequence ATGAGTGATCAAAAATTCTCAACCAACGCATTGCATGCCGGACATGACACAACTCAGACTGGAGGTACACGTGCCGTGCCCATTTATCAAACTTCCTCGTATGTTTTTAATGATACGGATCATGCGGCAAACTTATTTTCACTTGCTGAACTCGGTTTTATATACACCCGACTGAACAACCCTACCAATCAAATTCTTCAAGAGCGTTTAGCTGCAGTTGAAGGTGGAGTAGGCGCAGTTGTTTTTGCTTCGGGAACTTCGGCTATTTCTACGGGGTTAATGACCCTTTTAAAAGCGGGAGACCATATCGTTGCTTCTAGTAGTTTATACGGTGGTACCTTCAACTTATTGAACGTTACCCTACCAAGGTTAGGAATCACTACCACTTTTGTTGATGCTTCCGATCCGGAAAGTTTTGGCAAGGCGGTTCAGGACAATACAAGGGCTTTCTTTGTAGAATCATTGGGTAACCCAAAATTAGATGTACTTGATTTAAAAGCGATTTCAAAACAGGCGAAAGCTGCCCAAGTTCCTTTTATCGTTGATAATACGGTAGCTTCGCCAGCACTTTTAAACCCTATTGAGCACGGAGCCAACTTGGTTATTCATTCGCTTACTAAATATATTGGTGGTCAAGGTACGTCTTTAGGGGGAGCTATCATTGATGCCGGAACTTTTGATTGGACCAACGGAAAATTCCCTGAATTTACTGAGCCTTCCGCAGGCTACCACGGGTTGGTATATAGCGAAGCTTTAGGAGCCGCTGCTTTCACTTTTAAATTAATTTTAGAAGGATTGCGTGATTTTGGAGGTGCTTTAAGTCCGTTTAATGCTTTTCAAATTATTCAAGGTTTGGAGACTTTAAATGTTCGTATCAAACAACATAGTGAAAATGCACTGGAACTGGCTACTTGGTTAGAAGGTAGAGATGAAGTGGAGTGGGTAAATTATCCAGGACTTAAGAGCAGTAAATACTATGATCTTGCACAAGAATATTTGCCAAAAGGTCAAAGTGGATTGGTAACATTTGGAATTAAAGGTGGTTTTGAGGCTGCCAAGAAATTTACCGATGCTACTAAAGTGTTCTCTCTATTGGCCAACATTGGCGATACCAAGTCATTGATCATTCACCCAGCTAGTACTACGCACCAACAGTTAAATGAGGAGCAATTGGCAGGAGCGGGTGTAGGTCAAGACTTAATTCGTTTGTCAGTTGGTCTGGAAGATATTGAAGACTTAAAGGCCGATTTGGAAAACGCATTCTCAGCGCTTTAA
- a CDS encoding GLPGLI family protein: MENRWYIVLVFVLFYGSLQAQDFQGKAVYFSKTQVDMDFGNRQMPEDRKKEIMERIKKANEKTFELNFNQTESIYEEEEQLEQPGGRQGGRGPRFGGMSGTDGDLYKNIKDQRYLVKNELLGKIFLVDDELEKLDWKLESDTKQIGNYTAFKATATKTIKRPNMRAIFRRPNRDNEEEKKEEEFTIKEVEVVAWYTPEIPVNQGPSTYWGLPGLILAVSDDITTIVCSEITLNPNEKIEIKAPSKGKKVTQAEYDKISQEKMKEMRENFRNRGGRGGGRPQ; encoded by the coding sequence ATGGAAAATAGATGGTATATAGTATTGGTCTTTGTTTTGTTCTACGGAAGCTTACAAGCTCAAGATTTTCAGGGAAAGGCAGTTTACTTTAGTAAGACGCAAGTAGATATGGATTTTGGCAATAGACAAATGCCTGAAGATCGTAAAAAAGAGATAATGGAGCGTATAAAGAAGGCCAATGAAAAAACCTTTGAACTTAATTTTAACCAAACAGAATCCATTTACGAAGAAGAAGAGCAATTAGAGCAGCCCGGAGGTAGACAAGGAGGGCGTGGTCCAAGGTTTGGAGGAATGTCAGGTACAGATGGAGATTTGTACAAGAATATAAAAGACCAGAGGTATTTAGTAAAGAATGAGCTTTTGGGTAAAATTTTTCTTGTTGATGATGAGTTGGAAAAACTAGACTGGAAACTAGAGAGCGATACCAAGCAAATAGGCAATTATACGGCGTTCAAAGCAACGGCTACCAAGACAATAAAAAGACCGAATATGAGGGCTATTTTCCGTAGACCCAATAGAGATAATGAAGAGGAGAAAAAAGAAGAGGAATTCACAATAAAAGAAGTAGAGGTTGTAGCATGGTATACACCAGAAATACCCGTAAATCAAGGTCCGTCTACATATTGGGGGCTTCCAGGATTAATACTTGCTGTAAGTGATGATATTACTACAATAGTATGCTCGGAAATTACTTTGAACCCAAATGAAAAAATAGAGATCAAGGCACCTAGCAAGGGTAAAAAAGTGACCCAAGCGGAATATGATAAAATCTCGCAAGAAAAAATGAAAGAGATGCGTGAAAATTTCAGAAACCGAGGAGGTCGGGGAGGCGGACGACCCCAGTAG
- a CDS encoding energy transducer TonB, translated as MELKKNPKKDLNHQRPIYFLFGLLFVLMLTLAAFEWKTYDSTYDYDISMNIEDELTEELPILVEFKTPPPPKQIQAPPIIEVIDDEDEEIEDVFESTETDQNEEILEVSDIEVLETDEPEEMSFMVIEDVPVFPGCENEKNKRACFQKMMNKHIAKNFRYPEPAQEMGIQGRVNIMFVIQKDGSIGSVQLRGPDKSLEKEAKRIIDKLPQMKPGKQRGTPVRVPFSIPINFKLH; from the coding sequence ATGGAACTCAAGAAAAACCCTAAGAAAGATCTTAACCACCAACGCCCTATTTATTTTCTGTTTGGACTGCTATTTGTTCTCATGCTGACACTTGCTGCATTTGAATGGAAAACGTATGACAGTACCTATGATTACGATATCTCAATGAACATTGAGGACGAACTCACCGAAGAGCTCCCTATTTTAGTTGAATTTAAAACACCACCTCCACCAAAACAGATTCAGGCGCCACCAATTATTGAAGTGATCGATGATGAGGACGAGGAAATTGAAGATGTATTTGAATCTACCGAGACCGATCAAAACGAAGAAATTTTAGAAGTGTCCGATATTGAGGTTTTGGAAACGGATGAACCTGAAGAAATGTCATTTATGGTTATTGAAGATGTACCCGTTTTCCCTGGATGCGAAAATGAAAAAAACAAAAGAGCTTGTTTTCAAAAAATGATGAACAAACACATTGCCAAGAACTTTAGATATCCTGAACCTGCGCAAGAAATGGGCATTCAAGGCAGAGTGAATATCATGTTCGTTATTCAGAAAGATGGAAGCATTGGAAGTGTTCAATTAAGAGGACCGGACAAGAGTCTTGAAAAAGAAGCCAAGAGAATTATTGATAAGCTTCCACAAATGAAACCTGGTAAGCAAAGAGGTACACCTGTGCGGGTTCCTTTTAGCATTCCCATCAACTTTAAACTTCACTAG
- a CDS encoding deoxynucleoside kinase yields the protein MHIAVAGNIGAGKTTLTRLLAKHYNWEANFEDVVDNPYLDDFYNQMERWSFNLQIYFLNHRFRQILQIRESGKDIIQDRTIYEDAYIFAPNLHAMGLLTNRDFENYKSLFELMESLVQPPDLLIYLRSSIPNLVKQIHKRGREYENSISIDYLSRLNERYEAWIHGYTKGNLLIIDVDDLDFVDQPEDLGTIINKIDAEINGLF from the coding sequence ATGCACATAGCAGTTGCCGGAAACATCGGTGCAGGAAAAACAACCTTAACAAGGTTACTAGCAAAACATTACAACTGGGAAGCCAATTTTGAAGATGTAGTAGACAACCCGTATTTAGATGATTTCTACAATCAAATGGAACGCTGGAGTTTTAACCTTCAGATTTACTTTTTGAACCATAGGTTTCGTCAAATCCTTCAAATTAGGGAAAGCGGCAAGGATATTATACAGGATCGTACCATTTACGAAGATGCCTATATTTTTGCGCCCAATTTACATGCCATGGGCCTATTGACCAATAGAGATTTTGAAAATTACAAGAGCCTTTTTGAGTTGATGGAGAGTTTGGTACAACCACCCGATCTACTTATTTATTTACGTAGTTCCATTCCTAATTTGGTAAAGCAAATTCATAAAAGGGGACGGGAATATGAAAATAGTATTTCCATTGACTACCTAAGCCGACTTAATGAACGTTATGAAGCTTGGATTCATGGGTACACAAAAGGGAATCTTTTGATAATTGATGTAGACGATTTGGATTTTGTTGATCAGCCTGAAGATTTAGGAACAATCATCAACAAAATAGATGCCGAAATTAATGGCCTTTTCTAA
- a CDS encoding TonB-dependent receptor, which produces MKNLLFLITFFLVVAMGWAQEISLTGTVKDSLGVGVDMANVIAINTETKGLESYGITNHAGLYKLKLKSGFQYTVKVSYLGFKTESFTFTATDVDAVKDIVMQEQAAQLDEVEVTYEMPVSVKGDTIVYDTDSFVSGTEKKLKDVLENLPGIEVNDDGQIEVEGKTVSKVMVEGKDFFDGDSKLAVENIPANALSKVEVLRNFNEVSQMKGLTNDDDNVALNIRLKEGKKNFWFGEITAGYGPDDRYLAHPKLFYYSPKYSINIITDLNNIGEVPFTRNDYRNFTGGFRNINSRGGSSIATGADGLGLSTTQNNRANDIDTKFAAVNFSYAPTDGLDLSGFGIYSYTGTLMKSERNTAYIASNDVENATTNTDQTVHLGLAKLSARYKPNANFQLDYDGLLKQSDDNEVVDVLSISDITDEISEVKEQKPLSVNQNLNIYYTLDEKNIFAVEAQHLYQDEDPFYEAIRNEFAFVDIFPVDENQSLYNLNQSKNIVTNKVDAKVDYYRVLGSKSNINFTLGTTQSHQNFNSDIFQVLDNETTLDMMGSDFENDVNFNVSDLYLGFHYKVIAGIFTFNPGVTLHQYNVKNEQLGSVVEDNLTSLLPDMYINAQLKKSENIRFNYRVTRSFTDVSNFAQGYVLNNYNSLYNGNRDLESALNHNLSLNFFSFNMFNFTNIFANVAYTKRIDALKNNADIIGINRVSTTINSNFEDESLTANGRYERTFGKIKASARANVGWSTTNNLVDGQQRTSNSFTQNYTGALSTNFKNAPNLELGYRYTVNNYENGNLETTYYTSRPYARFDAAFLKNFIFTVDYDYYNYTDKENTIDNKYSFLESNLTYQKKDSRWEYGVKGTNLLNTTTLNRDSTNDLFFTTEAYFVQPRYVLFSVKYDL; this is translated from the coding sequence ATGAAGAATCTATTATTTCTTATCACCTTCTTCTTGGTGGTTGCAATGGGCTGGGCCCAAGAAATTTCGCTAACAGGTACGGTTAAGGACAGTCTGGGGGTAGGTGTGGATATGGCCAATGTTATAGCCATTAATACCGAAACTAAAGGTTTGGAGTCCTATGGAATTACGAACCACGCAGGCCTATATAAATTGAAGCTTAAATCTGGATTTCAGTATACGGTAAAGGTAAGTTACTTAGGGTTTAAGACTGAATCTTTCACGTTTACTGCTACAGATGTTGATGCGGTTAAGGATATTGTAATGCAAGAGCAGGCGGCGCAGTTAGATGAGGTAGAGGTAACCTATGAAATGCCGGTGTCTGTAAAGGGCGATACTATTGTTTATGACACGGACTCCTTTGTTTCCGGTACGGAGAAAAAGTTGAAAGATGTGCTTGAGAACCTACCGGGTATTGAGGTAAATGATGATGGGCAGATTGAGGTAGAAGGAAAAACCGTGAGTAAAGTTATGGTTGAGGGGAAAGATTTTTTTGATGGTGATTCTAAATTGGCCGTTGAAAATATTCCGGCAAATGCGTTGAGTAAAGTTGAAGTGTTACGGAATTTTAATGAGGTTTCACAAATGAAAGGCCTTACAAATGACGATGATAATGTGGCTTTGAACATAAGGTTAAAAGAAGGGAAAAAGAACTTTTGGTTTGGGGAGATAACGGCGGGGTATGGTCCTGATGATAGGTATTTGGCCCACCCAAAATTGTTTTATTACAGTCCTAAATACAGCATCAATATTATTACGGATTTAAATAACATTGGCGAGGTGCCGTTTACCCGTAATGATTATAGGAATTTCACGGGAGGTTTTAGAAATATAAATTCTAGAGGAGGCAGTTCCATTGCTACGGGAGCAGATGGTTTAGGCCTTTCTACTACTCAAAATAATAGGGCTAACGATATAGATACCAAGTTTGCTGCGGTAAACTTTAGCTATGCGCCAACGGATGGACTTGACTTAAGTGGATTTGGTATTTATTCCTATACCGGAACGCTTATGAAATCTGAGCGAAATACTGCTTATATAGCTAGTAATGATGTGGAGAATGCTACAACCAATACCGATCAGACGGTTCATCTTGGATTGGCAAAATTGAGTGCGAGGTATAAGCCCAATGCCAATTTTCAGTTGGACTATGACGGACTTTTAAAACAATCCGATGATAATGAGGTAGTGGATGTACTTTCAATATCCGATATTACGGATGAAATTTCTGAGGTAAAAGAACAAAAACCTTTATCGGTAAATCAAAATCTTAATATATACTACACCTTAGATGAAAAGAACATTTTTGCTGTAGAGGCGCAACACTTATATCAAGATGAAGACCCTTTTTATGAAGCAATTCGTAATGAGTTTGCCTTTGTGGATATTTTTCCGGTAGATGAAAATCAGAGCTTGTATAATTTAAATCAATCTAAAAATATAGTTACCAATAAAGTAGATGCAAAGGTTGATTATTATAGGGTGCTGGGTTCTAAAAGCAATATAAATTTTACGTTGGGTACAACGCAAAGTCATCAGAATTTCAACTCGGATATCTTTCAGGTTTTAGATAATGAAACCACCTTGGATATGATGGGAAGTGATTTTGAAAATGATGTGAATTTCAATGTCTCCGATCTTTATTTGGGGTTTCACTATAAAGTAATAGCGGGAATTTTTACATTTAATCCTGGGGTTACTCTCCATCAGTATAATGTTAAGAACGAGCAATTGGGTAGTGTGGTAGAGGATAACCTTACGTCACTGTTGCCGGACATGTATATAAACGCACAACTTAAAAAATCAGAAAACATACGGTTTAATTATAGGGTGACACGCTCTTTTACTGATGTCAGTAATTTTGCGCAAGGGTATGTATTGAATAATTATAACTCGCTTTATAATGGGAATAGAGATTTGGAAAGTGCACTTAATCATAACCTTTCCTTGAATTTCTTTAGCTTCAATATGTTCAATTTTACTAATATTTTTGCGAATGTAGCCTACACCAAACGTATAGACGCACTAAAAAATAATGCCGATATAATTGGAATCAATAGAGTAAGTACTACGATCAATTCTAATTTTGAAGATGAGTCGTTAACCGCAAACGGAAGGTACGAGCGAACCTTTGGTAAGATAAAAGCATCTGCACGTGCTAATGTTGGTTGGTCTACAACCAATAACTTAGTAGACGGTCAGCAACGTACTTCTAATTCGTTCACTCAGAATTATACGGGCGCATTATCAACTAATTTTAAGAATGCCCCCAACTTGGAACTGGGTTACAGATATACCGTAAATAACTATGAAAACGGAAATTTAGAAACCACATATTACACCAGTAGACCGTATGCCCGTTTTGATGCCGCTTTTTTGAAGAACTTTATTTTTACGGTAGATTATGACTATTATAATTATACGGACAAGGAGAATACAATCGATAATAAGTATAGCTTTCTTGAATCTAACTTAACCTACCAGAAGAAAGATAGCCGCTGGGAATATGGCGTAAAAGGAACTAATCTATTAAATACGACCACATTAAATAGGGATAGTACAAACGATTTGTTTTTTACAACGGAAGCTTATTTTGTACAGCCACGGTATGTACTCTTCTCGGTAAAATATGACCTGTAG
- the metK gene encoding methionine adenosyltransferase, with translation MPYLFTSESVSEGHPDKVADQISDALLDNFLAFDPESKVACETMVTTGQVVLAGEVKSNTYLDVQNIAREVINKIGYTKGEYQFSGDSCGVISLIHEQSQDISQGVDRGEKEQQGAGDQGMMFGYATKETENYMPLALDISHKILQNLAELRREGKIIDYLRPDAKSQVTIEYSDDNVPQRIDTIVISTQHDAFNTDDEKMLAKIKKDLVEILIPRVVAQLPESTQALFDDQIKYHINPTGKFVIGGPHGDAGLTGRKIIVDTYGGKGAHGGGAFSGKDPSKVDRSAAYAARHIAKNLVAAGVADEILVQVSYAIGVVEPTSIFVDTYGTSNVDLTDGEIAIKTKELFDMRPHAIEERLKLRNPIYLESAAYGHMGKEPKIVTKVFESPYNGRIEKEVELFTWEKLDKVGEVKKAFNL, from the coding sequence ATGCCATATTTATTTACTTCCGAATCCGTAAGCGAAGGACACCCAGATAAAGTTGCCGATCAAATTAGTGACGCCTTGTTGGATAATTTTTTGGCTTTTGACCCAGAAAGTAAAGTTGCTTGTGAAACCATGGTGACCACAGGGCAGGTTGTATTGGCCGGTGAGGTTAAGAGCAATACCTATTTAGATGTTCAAAATATAGCTAGGGAAGTCATTAACAAAATTGGCTATACCAAAGGTGAATATCAATTTAGTGGTGATTCTTGTGGAGTTATTTCTCTAATTCACGAACAGTCTCAAGATATTAGTCAAGGTGTAGACCGTGGAGAAAAGGAGCAGCAAGGTGCCGGTGATCAAGGTATGATGTTCGGTTATGCTACGAAAGAGACGGAAAACTACATGCCGCTTGCACTTGATATTTCGCATAAAATATTGCAGAATTTAGCGGAACTACGTCGCGAAGGTAAGATTATTGATTACCTACGACCAGATGCCAAGTCTCAGGTAACCATAGAATATTCAGATGACAACGTTCCTCAGCGTATAGATACTATCGTGATCTCTACGCAGCATGATGCTTTTAATACTGATGATGAAAAGATGCTGGCCAAAATCAAAAAAGATTTGGTAGAAATTTTGATACCAAGGGTGGTAGCCCAGCTTCCGGAGTCAACACAAGCTCTTTTTGATGATCAGATTAAATATCATATTAACCCAACCGGAAAATTCGTAATTGGTGGTCCTCATGGAGATGCAGGACTTACAGGAAGAAAAATTATTGTAGATACCTACGGCGGAAAAGGAGCGCACGGTGGTGGTGCCTTTAGCGGAAAAGACCCGAGTAAGGTAGACAGAAGTGCGGCTTACGCTGCACGCCATATTGCAAAGAATTTAGTAGCAGCAGGTGTCGCTGATGAGATTTTAGTGCAAGTGAGCTACGCTATTGGTGTTGTTGAACCTACCTCTATTTTTGTAGATACTTACGGTACATCTAATGTAGATTTGACTGACGGTGAAATTGCCATCAAAACCAAAGAGCTTTTTGATATGCGCCCACATGCTATTGAAGAGCGGTTAAAGTTGCGAAACCCTATTTATTTAGAATCTGCCGCTTATGGCCATATGGGTAAAGAACCTAAAATAGTAACTAAGGTTTTTGAATCTCCCTACAACGGTCGTATCGAAAAAGAAGTGGAATTGTTCACTTGGGAAAAGTTGGATAAGGTAGGCGAGGTTAAAAAAGCGTTTAATTTGTAA